One window of Phycodurus eques isolate BA_2022a chromosome 17, UOR_Pequ_1.1, whole genome shotgun sequence genomic DNA carries:
- the rabep1 gene encoding rab GTPase-binding effector protein 1 codes for MAEQAAGPPPSSQHGDELQQRVDTLERERAEFGKIKQQLEAEFNQKRAKFKELYLAKEEDLKRQSSALESAQAEMSSVQAQLAQACSEIETIKAVATVSENTKQEAIDQVRGQWQEEVASLQAIMKETVREYEVQFHQRLEQERAQWGQYRDAMEREVGDLRRRLTEGQEEQNLEDDMKKAQEDAEKLRSVVMPMEQEIGTLKAKLSTAEDRVKELEASKVKELNHVLEAEKSCRTDLEMYVAVLNTQKSVLQEDAEKLRRELHEVCYKLELERQQHNQLKHTWQRANDQFLESQRLLMRDMQRIESVLSSEQLRQVEEMKKKDQEEDEKEQLSQVKDLHEEDGADNTEPLEDIFLGLSIEEPPTNHSAHGSMHSLDADVVTGGQSDLYKENLRRVQSTDSLGSSLSVQQGLNHKAKSAGHLDESEFGPLVGADCGVADSSLGEGWSVSSIKLTASHFLLTKDQEKAIKAMTPEQEETASLLSSISQAPDTAYLPPVGYRLVSDSEWNLLQQEVKNAGRKLGRRCDMCSNYEKQLQAIQGQEADIRDQLKKLQAMLRQANDHLERTVTEKQSLEDSVKLGNEETAAKVSALIQRVQESEMLLGTLQEAFSEAKRNTQAQMGVLVQSREQVADKLSRLQRDNESLQGKHRLHTELLQQEGFTMPDTVEELQATVFQLREDTVALRTSAEHVEEKLKAEILFLKEQIQAEQCLKENLEDTLQMEIEGCKEEIASFSSLKTELERIKAEKEQLQSILSQKMETLESIQSLRISLEQQLKELNTTKRALESQVLEEKDKAQRLQTELDVSEQVQKDFVKLSQTLQVQLERIRQADSLERIRLILNDTNLTDINQLPDT; via the exons AGGATCTGAAGAGGCAGTCGTCGGCGCTTGAGTCGGCGCAGGCCGAGATGAGCTCCGTCCAGGCCCAGCTGGCCCAGGCCTGCTCCGAGATCGAGACCATCAAAGCGGTGGCCACCGTGTCGGAGAACACAAAGCAGGAGGCCATCGACCAGGTCCGTGGCCAGTGGCAGGAGGAGGTGGCCTCGCTGCAGGCCATCATGAAAG AAACGGTTCGCGAGTACGAGGTCCAGTTCCACCAGCGTCTGGAGCAGGAGCGAGCCCAGTGGGGCCAGTACCGCGATGCCATGGAGAGGGAGGTGGGAGACCTCCGGCGGCGGCTCACCGAGGGCCAGGAGGAGCAAAACCTGGAGGACGATATGAAAAAG GCTCAGGAGGACGCGGAGAAGCTCCGCTCGGTGGTGATGCCCATGGAGCAGGAGATCGGGACGCTCAAAGCCAAGCTGTCCACGGCCGAGGACAGGGTCAAGGAACTTGAGGCGTCTAAG GTGAAGGAGCTCAATCACGTTCTGGAGGCAGAGAAGTCGTGTCGCACCGACTTGGAAATGTACGTGGCTGTGCTCAACACACAGAAATCCGTCCTGCAGGAGGATGCTGAGAAGCTACGCAGGGAACTTCACGAAG TGTGTTACAAACTGGAGCTGGAGCGGCAGCAGCACAACCAGCTGAAGCACACGTGGCAGCGAGCCAACGACCAGTTCCTGGAGTCTCAGCGCCTCCTCATGAGGGACATGCAGAGGATCGAGAGCGTGCTCTCCTCCGAGCAGCTGCGGCAGGTGGAGGAGATGAAGAAGAAAGACCAG GAGGAGGACGAGAAGGAGCAGTTGAGCCAAGTGAAGGATCTGCACGAGGAAGATGGCGCAGACAACACGGAGCCTTTGGAGGATATTTTCCTGGGGCTGAGCATCGAGGAG CCGCCGACCAACCACAGCGCCCACGGCTCCATGCACTCCCTGGACGCCGACGTGGTGACGGGCGGCCAGTCTGATCTCTACAAGGAGAACCTGCGGAGAGTCCAGTCCACGGACAGCCTGGGCTCCTCCCTGTCCGTCCAGCAGGGTCTGAACCACAAGGCCAAGTCAGCCGGCCACTTGGACGAGTCGGAATTTGGGCCCCTGGTGGGGGCCGACTGCGGCGTGGCGGACTCCAGCTTGGGCGAGGGTTGGTCCGTCAGCTCGATCAAGCTGACGGCCAGTCACTTCCTGCTCACCAAAGACCAGGAGAAGGCCATTAAAGCCATGACGCCTGAGCAGGAGGAGACGGCGTCGCTGCTGTCCAGCATCTCGCAAGCCCCCGACACCGCCTACTTACCCCCGGTGGGCTACCGACTGGTCAGCGACAGCGAATGGAACCTGCTGCAACAGGAG GTGAAGAACGCGGGCAGGAAGCTGGGTCGCCGCTGCGACATGTGCTCCAACTACGAGAAGCAGCTGCAGGCCATCCAGGGACAGGAGGCCGACATACGAGATCAG CTGAAGAAACTGCAGGCGATGTTGCGTCAGGCCAACGATCACCTGGAGAGGACCGTGACGGAGAAGCAAAGTCTGGAAGATTCCGTCAAGCTGGGGAACGAGGAAACTGCTGCTAAg GTGTCCGCTCTCATCCAGCGAGTGCAGGAGTCGGAAATGCTGCTCGGCACGCTCCAGGAGGCCTTCAGTGAAGCTAAGAGGAACACGCAGGCACAGATG GGTGTGCTGGTGCAGTCACGGGAGCAAGTGGCCGACAAGCTGAGCCGACTACAGCGGGACAACGAGAGCCTGCAGGGAAAACACCGTCTGCACACAGAACTGCTGCAGCAAGAGGGCTTCACCATGCCCGACACTGTGGAA GAGCTCCAGGCGACGGTGTTTCAGCTGCGCGAGGACACGGTGGCATTGCGGACGTCTGCGGAGCACGTGGAGGAGAAGCTGAAGGCGGAAATCCTTTTCCTCAAGGAGCAGATCCAAGCGGAGCAGTGCCTCAAGGAGAACCTGGAGGACACCCTGCAGATGGAGATCGAGGGCTGCAAGGAGGAGATCG CTTCCTTCTCCAGTTTGAAGACGGAACTGGAACGGATAAAGGCAGAGAAGGAGCAG TTGCAGAGCATTTTATCACAAAAGATGGAGACACTGGAAAGCATCCAGTCCTTGAGGATCAGTCTGGAGCAGCAGCTAAAAGAGCTCAACACAACCAAG cGTGCGCTAGAGAGTCAGGTGTTGGAAGAGAAAGACAAAGCCCAGCGCTTGCAAACGGAGCTGGACGTCAGTGAGCAGGTCCAGAAGGACTTTGTCAAGCTTTCGCAGACACTTCAG GTGCAGCTGGAGCGGATACGGCAGGCGGACTCTTTGGAGCGAATCAGACTTATTCTCAACGACACCAACTTGACTGACATCAACCAGCTTCCAGATACATGA